The following are encoded in a window of Rubellicoccus peritrichatus genomic DNA:
- a CDS encoding TetR/AcrR family transcriptional regulator, with translation MNATETRQRMLQEAEKLYSEHGFDGMSLRTLTSDAGVNLASVNYHFGSKKELVMAMFQERIMPMNEERLERLNKAREAGNGVASLEGIFDALLIPVAERAQVNGVLDMHFLKMVGRAISESDDFWHELFIRNFQELSKTFVEALAEALPDLPREDVEWRFHFAVSSMLGTLVKHGQFARRMQGLGRSTDIESMFRRLRDFLCAGFRGQVEAMR, from the coding sequence ATGAATGCGACAGAAACACGCCAGCGTATGCTGCAGGAGGCCGAGAAGCTTTACTCGGAACATGGTTTCGATGGGATGTCATTACGGACGTTGACTTCTGATGCCGGTGTCAACCTCGCATCGGTCAATTATCATTTCGGCTCAAAGAAAGAATTGGTCATGGCGATGTTCCAGGAGCGCATCATGCCAATGAATGAGGAGCGATTGGAAAGACTCAACAAAGCCCGTGAGGCCGGCAATGGCGTGGCCAGTCTCGAAGGGATTTTTGATGCACTGCTTATTCCTGTTGCTGAAAGGGCCCAGGTCAATGGCGTGCTTGATATGCACTTTCTGAAAATGGTGGGACGCGCAATTTCGGAAAGCGATGATTTTTGGCATGAACTGTTCATTCGTAATTTTCAGGAGCTGAGTAAAACCTTTGTGGAAGCATTGGCTGAAGCCCTTCCTGATCTTCCACGTGAGGATGTGGAGTGGCGCTTTCATTTTGCTGTATCATCAATGCTCGGAACCTTGGTGAAACATGGCCAGTTTGCGAGGCGGATGCAGGGGCTTGGTCGTTCGACTGATATTGAATCCATGTTCCGGCGTCTTCGTGATTTTCTTTGTGCCGGGTTTCGTGGGCAGGTGGAGGCGATGAGGTAA
- a CDS encoding efflux transporter outer membrane subunit, translating into MRNAFSSLFTQRALARMLPALLLLILAGCATAPPSKVGDMPVEYPTEWTADAVDEETLENVSPETYGGGWLLDFEDPVLMDLVYRAQVRNYDLQAASARLGVAEAEAFIAGADLYPQVSGGLDGTRQKQNFSAQGFGDAIQSSTFNNYRLTANVSWELDVWGRVRDGQSAAIGDAQAAAADLQGARQSLAANTATLWFNTIEARLQLELAENTWDSFEKTTRSIQRRFESGVSPALDLRLSKAQTASALAAVELRKNNLDSSKRDLEVLLGDYPAGTIEAAPDLPDLNQPVPVGLPSELLERRPDLIAAERRLASTDKRITEAKKAFLPAISLTGSYGTTSTQLENLLDNSFSVWSIAGNLLQPIFQGGRLTGALERARAAALEALANYGQSALDAFNEVEKALASERFLDSRLEALHVASIENAAAEETAWQRYERGLTDIITVLESQRRAFESHSAYIEARNLRLINRVNLYLALGGDFGPTPDQVVATVNTPFSSEQFPSPESTKETSKE; encoded by the coding sequence ATGCGAAACGCCTTCTCCAGTCTGTTCACTCAAAGAGCATTGGCACGTATGTTGCCAGCCTTGCTGCTTTTGATTTTGGCAGGTTGTGCTACAGCTCCGCCAAGTAAAGTTGGCGATATGCCAGTTGAGTATCCGACTGAGTGGACGGCCGATGCTGTCGACGAGGAAACATTGGAAAACGTTTCACCGGAAACGTATGGTGGAGGTTGGCTGCTTGATTTCGAAGATCCGGTCTTGATGGATCTGGTCTATCGTGCACAGGTCAGGAACTATGATCTTCAGGCTGCATCAGCCAGGCTTGGTGTTGCCGAGGCTGAGGCATTCATCGCCGGTGCTGATCTTTATCCGCAAGTTTCAGGCGGCCTTGATGGCACCCGGCAAAAACAAAACTTTAGTGCCCAGGGCTTCGGTGATGCGATTCAATCAAGTACTTTTAACAACTATCGCCTCACTGCAAATGTCTCCTGGGAATTGGATGTCTGGGGACGGGTTAGGGATGGACAGTCCGCAGCAATTGGTGATGCTCAAGCAGCAGCAGCAGACCTTCAGGGGGCACGTCAGTCGCTGGCGGCAAACACTGCGACGCTTTGGTTCAATACGATTGAAGCACGTTTGCAACTTGAGCTGGCAGAAAACACCTGGGACAGTTTTGAAAAAACCACCCGCTCGATTCAGCGCCGTTTTGAAAGTGGCGTCAGTCCGGCGTTGGACCTTCGCTTGAGTAAGGCTCAAACGGCGAGTGCGCTGGCAGCGGTTGAATTGAGGAAGAATAACCTCGATTCCAGCAAGCGCGATTTGGAAGTCCTGCTGGGAGATTATCCAGCAGGAACGATCGAAGCAGCACCAGATCTACCTGACTTGAACCAGCCAGTGCCTGTCGGTCTGCCTTCGGAATTGTTGGAACGGCGCCCGGATCTCATTGCTGCAGAACGTCGGCTTGCCTCGACCGACAAGCGTATCACCGAAGCCAAAAAAGCATTTCTCCCTGCGATTAGTTTGACCGGCTCATACGGTACGACTTCGACTCAGCTCGAGAATCTACTCGATAACTCTTTCTCCGTTTGGTCGATTGCTGGTAACTTATTACAACCTATCTTTCAGGGCGGACGCCTCACCGGTGCCTTGGAGAGGGCGCGTGCGGCGGCACTTGAAGCATTGGCGAATTATGGCCAGTCTGCACTGGATGCATTCAATGAAGTTGAGAAAGCCCTTGCTTCGGAGCGTTTCCTCGACAGCCGATTGGAAGCCTTGCACGTTGCATCGATTGAAAATGCAGCTGCTGAAGAAACTGCCTGGCAACGCTATGAGCGCGGCCTTACTGATATTATTACTGTGCTGGAGTCGCAGCGCCGCGCATTCGAATCACACAGTGCGTATATCGAAGCGCGTAATCTTCGTTTGATAAATCGGGTTAATCTGTATCTCGCTCTCGGCGGTGACTTTGGCCCGACGCCGGATCAGGTAGTTGCGACGGTCAACACGCCTTTCAGCTCAGAGCAATTTCCCTCACCAGAATCGACTAAGGAAACGTCAAAAGAATAA
- a CDS encoding protein-disulfide reductase DsbD family protein, with protein sequence MRQFFLTAISSLFFTLLLGAESVRSDHTEAELVAEVDGIEAGQAFWMALRLKMDDHWHTYWVNPGEAGLKTELKWTELPKGFEAGDFHWPPPKRYLQEDIMNYVYEDEVFLLFEVTAPKELQPGTELTFKARADWLECDPSMCVPGGADLSLTLPVVSEKAQWSDWHEDFEKTRESWPKDLSANWSIGAQLTDDRYTLTLTPKTGANSDPGEVYFYSSAAQVTPSAKQFLTKDSGSYQLSLEKDQYYSGDLDTLPGDLYASNGWLADGSDKFMLIAPVVGAAAIGTGSSVSSAEAAVSTNPLGLGSLLGLAFVGGLILNLMPCVFPVLGLKIMSFVNQAGEERGKIVLHGLVFTAGVLISFWILAGVLIALRTGGEELGWGFQLQSPGFVLALAVILLIFGLNMSGLFEIGTSAVGVGSNLTGKSGVTGSFFSGVLATVVATPCAAPFLAPALGGALTLPPVQSIAVFTAIGVGLSGPYLLLSAFPSMIKLLPRPGAWMETFKQFMAFLLYGTVVALAWVLAGQVGAELLLSIFISLVIIAMGCWVYGRWAAPHKKTGVKWAGRLVALALVGLPLAYVYAGISEEAREKALIEKIASGEAEQDFLIWEKWTPEKEAKLREEGRFVYIDFTARWCATCQVNKKAYSNQEVIDAFLKNNVALLKADWTNQDPAITQELAKFNRSAVPFNLIYSPDREEPVIMPELITPGIVLEKLKEAGAS encoded by the coding sequence ATGAGGCAATTTTTCCTTACTGCCATTTCGAGTCTTTTCTTCACTCTGTTGCTTGGTGCAGAGAGTGTTCGTTCCGATCACACTGAGGCAGAGCTCGTTGCAGAAGTCGATGGCATTGAAGCCGGTCAGGCCTTCTGGATGGCGCTTCGCCTCAAGATGGACGATCACTGGCATACTTATTGGGTAAACCCCGGTGAGGCCGGCCTGAAGACAGAGCTGAAATGGACTGAATTGCCCAAAGGCTTTGAAGCTGGCGATTTTCACTGGCCGCCGCCCAAGCGCTATCTGCAAGAAGACATCATGAACTACGTTTATGAAGACGAAGTCTTTCTACTTTTTGAAGTAACTGCACCCAAAGAGCTTCAGCCCGGCACAGAGCTGACTTTTAAAGCAAGAGCAGACTGGTTGGAGTGCGATCCGTCGATGTGTGTTCCGGGTGGAGCCGATTTAAGCCTGACGCTCCCCGTCGTTTCCGAAAAAGCTCAATGGAGTGACTGGCACGAAGATTTTGAGAAGACTCGGGAATCCTGGCCCAAAGACTTGTCTGCCAATTGGTCCATTGGTGCGCAGCTAACAGATGATCGCTACACATTGACTTTAACACCAAAGACCGGAGCAAATTCAGATCCCGGGGAGGTTTACTTTTATTCGTCTGCTGCCCAAGTCACTCCAAGCGCAAAGCAGTTCCTGACCAAAGATAGCGGCAGTTATCAACTCTCTTTGGAAAAGGATCAATATTACAGCGGTGATTTAGATACACTGCCAGGCGACTTATATGCCAGCAACGGTTGGCTTGCGGATGGCTCTGACAAGTTCATGTTAATCGCACCAGTGGTTGGTGCTGCGGCCATTGGCACGGGTTCATCTGTGTCATCAGCGGAAGCCGCAGTTTCTACCAATCCACTTGGGCTTGGTTCCCTGCTTGGGCTCGCCTTTGTTGGTGGATTGATCCTGAACCTGATGCCCTGCGTTTTTCCAGTCCTTGGTCTGAAGATCATGAGCTTTGTCAATCAGGCAGGAGAAGAACGCGGAAAGATCGTCCTGCATGGTTTGGTTTTCACGGCCGGTGTTTTGATTAGCTTCTGGATATTGGCTGGTGTGTTGATTGCTCTTAGAACAGGTGGCGAGGAATTGGGCTGGGGCTTTCAATTGCAGTCGCCGGGATTTGTTCTCGCCCTTGCGGTGATCCTTTTGATTTTCGGTTTGAATATGAGCGGTCTCTTTGAGATCGGAACATCCGCCGTTGGCGTCGGAAGCAATTTGACTGGGAAAAGCGGTGTCACTGGATCTTTTTTCTCCGGCGTGCTTGCCACCGTCGTTGCAACGCCTTGCGCTGCTCCGTTTCTTGCTCCTGCATTGGGTGGAGCGCTGACCCTGCCCCCGGTCCAATCGATTGCTGTATTCACTGCTATCGGAGTCGGCCTGTCGGGGCCGTATCTCTTACTTTCCGCTTTCCCATCCATGATCAAACTCCTGCCACGACCCGGAGCCTGGATGGAGACATTTAAGCAGTTCATGGCATTCCTGCTTTATGGAACGGTTGTGGCACTTGCCTGGGTGCTTGCCGGGCAAGTCGGTGCAGAGTTACTGCTCAGCATTTTTATCTCACTTGTTATCATTGCAATGGGCTGTTGGGTTTATGGTCGTTGGGCAGCTCCCCATAAGAAAACCGGAGTCAAGTGGGCTGGGCGTCTGGTTGCCTTGGCTTTGGTTGGGCTGCCTCTTGCCTATGTCTATGCCGGGATTAGTGAAGAAGCCCGTGAGAAGGCCTTGATCGAAAAGATCGCCTCAGGCGAAGCCGAACAAGACTTTCTCATCTGGGAAAAATGGACTCCGGAGAAAGAAGCTAAGCTCCGCGAAGAAGGGCGATTTGTCTATATTGATTTCACAGCAAGATGGTGTGCCACCTGTCAGGTTAATAAGAAAGCATATAGTAATCAGGAAGTGATTGATGCCTTTTTGAAAAACAATGTTGCGCTCCTCAAGGCTGACTGGACGAACCAGGATCCGGCAATCACTCAAGAACTAGCCAAGTTCAATCGATCGGCTGTTCCTTTTAATCTGATCTACTCTCCTGATCGCGAAGAGCCAGTCATCATGCCCGAACTGATCACTCCTGGCATTGTCCTTGAGAAGCTCAAGGAAGCCGGAGCGAGTTGA